The window TCACCAAGTTTTTGCTGCGCCACGGCATCGACGCCAAGACCGTGGCCAAAGTCGGCCATGCGGGTGAGACCATCTCCAAAACCGCCGACAGCGGCAAGTTTGATCTGGTGGTGATGGGCTCACACGGTCACGGCACCTTGGGCAACGTGATCATGGGCTCGGTGGCCACCCAGGTGTTGGCGCACTGCAAAGTGCCTGTGCTGCTGGTGCGTTAAAGCGCTGGATTCAGCGGGCGTTGAGCCCGTCAAAGCAGGTGCTCATCACCAAGTCGAGAATTTGATCGTCGGTGTGTTGCTCGCCCATCTTGAGGAACTCGAGCACCGGGTCGCAGGCCCGGGCAAACAAGGTGTAGAGCACCGCGACCGCGGGCAGCGCCTTGTTGATCTGGCCCTGC is drawn from Limnohabitans sp. 63ED37-2 and contains these coding sequences:
- a CDS encoding universal stress protein produces the protein MKILLAVDGSEYTKKMLAYLTTHDELFSTNNSYTLLTVNPQLPPRARAAVGKDMVDAYHREEAEKVLSPVTKFLLRHGIDAKTVAKVGHAGETISKTADSGKFDLVVMGSHGHGTLGNVIMGSVATQVLAHCKVPVLLVR